One genomic window of Acidobacteriota bacterium includes the following:
- a CDS encoding GreA/GreB family elongation factor, protein MTETIEIRPEFAEALEREDWDRVEEMWLEALEAKPIPTAELLEVRRLTWKAERKNLARTLLELLADALEESADPSEALAALRELVRLASPKPPTELTERMVAAFARARAESPSVDSVLEHHPMVSARRPNEVLEAAECWLDHDLGTVVEVVGQGVGRVVDLNLQLENIKVDLGGSRPVSIPFGAARRHLRPLPEGDFRRRKIEAQDDLAKFVKDSPGESLAEILESLGEPSDVGAIKGALDGLLPPAQWTSWWTKARKNPRVLSSGSGSRLRYTVSQSAESADETLLEELRAAEAGDRLAIARRLAERGRDTAAAAAEILEESLANLALDAPGIAWQTAGVLANLPGGADAAEACRRDLVDRVEGLTLLSGIPDRASRAEALAAIAEHYPDGWPAVWAEWLLHEEAGQLLSEITTKLESAGYTDRADQSLEAIFRNHNNHPAQFIWACETMSEDDCPSSIRTRTTPSLLEKLPDTLTRKEFASYRNRAKGLLDGGKVAIRLLMESANQQQASRFSQRISRIDSVEPQRQGLVEQAAQHQRQDVEANQRPVLAATRSAVEEKQEELRTLLEVEIPKTLKGINAAAAEGDLRENFEYHMLRDRQELQSARAAKLQEELAVVRILEPGAADTSSVNIGTVVHVEDDDGTALEPITILGAWDTDLDRRIFANGSELAQRMMGKTPGDTVEIDDRSATITRIEAWNG, encoded by the coding sequence ATGACTGAAACGATCGAGATCAGACCCGAGTTCGCAGAGGCGCTCGAGCGAGAGGACTGGGACCGCGTCGAAGAGATGTGGCTTGAAGCGCTGGAAGCGAAACCGATTCCGACTGCCGAACTCCTCGAGGTTCGACGCTTGACCTGGAAGGCAGAGCGAAAGAACCTCGCGCGCACACTCCTCGAGCTGCTTGCAGACGCGCTCGAAGAAAGTGCGGATCCATCGGAAGCCCTCGCTGCCCTCAGAGAGCTGGTTCGCCTAGCGAGCCCGAAGCCACCCACCGAACTGACCGAGAGAATGGTCGCGGCTTTTGCGAGGGCACGAGCAGAAAGTCCTTCAGTTGACTCGGTCCTCGAACACCACCCGATGGTCTCGGCGCGTCGACCGAACGAAGTTCTCGAGGCTGCGGAATGTTGGCTCGACCATGATCTCGGTACCGTAGTCGAAGTCGTCGGCCAAGGAGTCGGACGAGTTGTCGACCTCAACCTCCAGCTGGAGAACATCAAGGTTGATCTGGGGGGATCACGGCCGGTGTCGATTCCGTTCGGCGCCGCCAGGCGCCATCTGCGGCCCCTTCCTGAAGGTGATTTCAGAAGACGAAAGATCGAAGCCCAGGACGACCTCGCAAAGTTCGTGAAGGACTCTCCGGGTGAATCGCTTGCCGAAATCCTCGAAAGTCTGGGCGAACCGTCAGATGTCGGTGCGATCAAAGGTGCGCTCGACGGTCTGCTGCCACCGGCACAATGGACCTCGTGGTGGACGAAGGCCAGGAAGAACCCACGGGTGCTTTCGTCGGGCTCCGGTTCTCGACTTCGATACACGGTCAGCCAAAGTGCTGAGAGCGCCGACGAAACACTTCTCGAGGAGCTACGCGCAGCCGAAGCCGGAGACCGGCTGGCGATTGCTCGCCGGCTTGCTGAACGTGGGCGCGATACCGCTGCCGCAGCCGCCGAAATCCTCGAAGAATCTCTCGCCAATCTTGCGTTGGACGCTCCCGGAATTGCCTGGCAAACGGCCGGTGTTCTCGCGAATCTGCCCGGCGGTGCCGACGCCGCCGAGGCCTGTAGGCGTGACCTCGTCGACCGAGTCGAGGGGCTGACCCTCCTGTCCGGCATCCCCGACAGGGCCTCGAGGGCGGAAGCTCTCGCCGCCATCGCGGAGCACTACCCCGACGGCTGGCCGGCGGTCTGGGCGGAATGGCTCCTTCATGAAGAGGCCGGTCAGCTTCTCAGCGAAATCACGACAAAACTCGAATCCGCCGGATACACCGACCGGGCAGATCAATCTCTTGAAGCGATTTTTCGCAACCACAACAACCATCCAGCACAGTTCATCTGGGCCTGCGAAACGATGTCGGAGGACGATTGTCCATCTTCGATCAGAACGCGAACCACGCCGTCGCTGTTGGAAAAGCTCCCAGACACGCTGACTCGCAAAGAGTTCGCGTCGTATCGCAACCGGGCGAAAGGGCTGCTCGACGGTGGCAAGGTGGCAATCCGCCTGTTGATGGAGTCGGCCAATCAACAACAGGCCTCGCGGTTCAGCCAGAGAATTTCTCGAATCGATTCGGTCGAACCACAGCGGCAAGGGCTGGTCGAACAGGCTGCTCAGCACCAACGGCAGGACGTTGAAGCCAATCAGCGACCGGTGCTGGCTGCAACCCGCTCGGCGGTTGAAGAAAAGCAGGAGGAGCTCCGCACGCTGCTCGAAGTGGAGATCCCCAAGACCCTCAAGGGCATAAATGCAGCTGCCGCCGAAGGAGACCTCCGCGAGAATTTCGAATACCACATGCTTCGCGACAGGCAGGAACTCCAGTCGGCGCGCGCGGCCAAGCTTCAGGAGGAGCTGGCTGTTGTCCGAATTCTCGAACCGGGGGCGGCCGACACATCGTCCGTCAACATCGGCACTGTGGTCCACGTCGAAGACGATGACGGCACTGCGTTGGAGCCGATCACGATCCTCGGGGCCTGGGACACAGACCTCGACCGCCGCATTTTCGCCAACGGATCGGAGCTCGCTCAGCGGATGATGGGCAAGACACCCGGCGATACGGTCGAGATCGACGACCGCTCGGCCACCATCACCCGCATCGAGGCATGGAACGGATAA
- a CDS encoding long-chain fatty acid--CoA ligase: MGATLTECFLEIVVRRGEKTAFTVKRDGSWQDFSFDWALEQAARTAFGLSSLGLGAGSRVAILSENRPEWATTDFGAMAAGFVGVPLYTTLIDQQIAYILHDAEVKVVFVSSMDHLSTVLSIRNRVPSIEKVVVFYPQDLEENDVVISLDTLKILGDGHSREEFAEMAGRVKPEDLATIVYTSGTTGDPKGVALTHHNFMAEFEVIWPFFEGKEGDSLLSFLPLSHILQRVVDSFALLHGFNIGYAESLEALGENLREFRPTHIVAVPRVYEKIHGRIHAGVQHGPAAKRALFSWAIGIGRRHSEAEKSGGPGPILALQHQIASKLVFAKIHAATGGNIDYYVSTGAPLAKGLAEFFDAIGIRILEAWGMTELTGAATGGRRGDLRYGSVGKPGPGVELKITDDGEICVRGDIVMQEYWRKPEATIETIDANGWLHTGDVGHLDADGFLFITDRIKELIVTAGGKNVAPQPLENALKTHELIAQAMVIGDNCNFISAIIVPQAEVLESWAREHGIEGDLSALCREPKVIALYSQAVEGKMSSFSRYETIRKFTLIPDEFSQEAGELTPTLKLKRRVLLAKYADIIEEMYKDASGRDWI; this comes from the coding sequence ATGGGAGCCACGCTCACGGAGTGTTTCCTCGAGATCGTCGTGCGTCGGGGCGAGAAAACTGCCTTCACGGTCAAACGGGACGGATCCTGGCAGGACTTCTCCTTCGATTGGGCGCTGGAACAGGCTGCAAGGACGGCATTTGGACTTTCCAGCCTCGGCTTGGGGGCCGGTTCCCGCGTCGCGATTCTGTCCGAAAACCGACCGGAGTGGGCCACAACAGATTTCGGGGCCATGGCGGCCGGCTTCGTCGGCGTGCCGCTGTACACGACGTTGATTGACCAGCAGATCGCCTACATCCTGCACGATGCCGAGGTGAAGGTTGTGTTTGTGTCCTCAATGGACCACCTTTCGACCGTTCTCTCGATTCGCAATCGGGTGCCCTCGATCGAGAAGGTCGTCGTGTTCTATCCGCAGGATCTGGAAGAGAACGACGTCGTCATCAGCCTCGACACGCTCAAAATACTCGGTGACGGCCACTCCCGTGAGGAATTCGCCGAGATGGCAGGCCGGGTGAAACCAGAAGACCTGGCAACTATTGTCTACACGTCGGGAACCACTGGCGACCCCAAGGGCGTTGCCCTCACCCACCACAATTTCATGGCCGAGTTCGAGGTCATCTGGCCGTTCTTCGAAGGCAAGGAGGGGGACTCCCTACTCTCGTTCTTGCCGCTCTCGCACATTCTGCAGCGGGTGGTGGATTCGTTTGCGCTGCTCCACGGCTTCAACATCGGTTACGCGGAGAGCCTCGAGGCTCTGGGCGAAAACCTGCGTGAGTTCCGCCCTACCCATATCGTTGCCGTGCCTCGCGTCTACGAAAAGATCCACGGCCGGATACACGCCGGCGTCCAGCACGGCCCGGCCGCCAAGCGGGCCCTCTTCAGCTGGGCGATCGGCATCGGTCGTCGACACAGCGAAGCCGAAAAGTCGGGCGGCCCCGGGCCTATTCTCGCATTGCAACACCAGATCGCTTCAAAGCTCGTGTTTGCGAAGATCCACGCGGCAACCGGGGGGAACATCGACTATTACGTCTCGACCGGGGCCCCGCTGGCAAAAGGTCTTGCTGAGTTCTTCGATGCCATTGGCATCCGGATCCTCGAGGCGTGGGGCATGACAGAACTGACGGGCGCGGCGACCGGAGGAAGGAGAGGTGATCTGCGATACGGCAGTGTCGGCAAGCCGGGCCCAGGGGTCGAGCTCAAGATCACCGACGATGGTGAAATCTGCGTCCGCGGGGACATCGTCATGCAGGAGTACTGGCGCAAACCCGAGGCCACCATTGAGACCATCGACGCCAATGGTTGGCTGCACACCGGGGATGTCGGCCACTTGGACGCCGACGGGTTTCTCTTCATTACCGATCGCATCAAAGAGCTCATCGTCACCGCAGGGGGGAAAAACGTCGCGCCTCAGCCGCTCGAGAACGCACTCAAAACTCACGAACTCATCGCCCAGGCGATGGTCATCGGCGACAATTGCAACTTCATCAGCGCAATCATCGTGCCTCAGGCCGAGGTCCTCGAGTCGTGGGCTCGGGAACATGGGATCGAAGGAGACCTATCGGCGTTATGCCGAGAGCCGAAGGTCATCGCTCTCTACAGTCAAGCCGTCGAGGGCAAAATGAGTTCGTTCTCGCGCTACGAAACGATCCGGAAATTCACCCTGATCCCGGACGAATTCAGCCAGGAAGCGGGCGAACTGACGCCGACACTGAAACTCAAGCGCCGCGTTCTTCTCGCCAAGTACGCCGACATCATCGAAGAAATGTACAAGGATGCCAGCGGTCGAGATTGGATCTGA
- the nth gene encoding endonuclease III: MDLVDRAAAVINILEAQYPDANIELDHGSPWELLVATVLSAQCTDVRVNQVTPELFTRWPGPRELATADQESVESVIRSTGMFRQKASSLRAAAQAVASDHGGQVPSIFEALVALPGVGPKTAKVVLGKGFGIPAGVTVDTHVRRLTRRLGLTSLEDPEKIAAELEALLPREEWIDFSTRLILHGRRVCTARSPSCDSCVLSEVCPKIDV, from the coding sequence GTGGATCTCGTAGATCGGGCTGCAGCTGTCATCAATATTCTCGAGGCCCAGTACCCGGATGCCAATATCGAGCTCGATCACGGTTCACCCTGGGAGCTTCTGGTCGCCACCGTTCTCTCCGCCCAATGCACCGATGTTCGAGTCAATCAGGTGACCCCGGAACTCTTTACGCGTTGGCCAGGACCGCGGGAGCTGGCGACAGCAGATCAGGAGAGCGTGGAGTCCGTTATCAGGTCGACAGGTATGTTTCGGCAGAAGGCATCTTCGCTGCGGGCGGCGGCGCAGGCGGTGGCTTCCGATCACGGTGGTCAGGTTCCGTCAATTTTCGAGGCGCTGGTGGCTCTGCCTGGCGTCGGCCCGAAAACCGCAAAAGTCGTTCTCGGCAAGGGCTTCGGCATTCCGGCCGGCGTGACGGTTGATACCCACGTGAGGCGCTTGACACGACGTCTCGGTCTGACCAGCCTGGAGGATCCCGAGAAGATCGCGGCCGAGCTCGAAGCGTTGTTGCCGCGGGAGGAGTGGATCGATTTCTCGACCCGGCTGATACTGCACGGTCGCCGCGTCTGCACGGCGCGCTCACCGAGCTGCGATTCGTGTGTGCTCTCGGAGGTATGCCCGAAGATCGACGTGTGA
- a CDS encoding LysM peptidoglycan-binding domain-containing protein has product MNRGLSASSCRLLCTMVAAALLISCSSTTQSSPDLESHPAEAETAASYRLWEESTRDFADNLMAEAQRLKAGGEGESAVALADDAICLVLDLPSGYPIGSSYLDFVADLINEADEIEAALQPAEDEFAGIEGEEYVLLPPIDADLDVDVITETVMDSLLPPSDFPLERNSTVDRYLEAMTAATEYNRRIEAGLARAGTYLPMIRARFADAGLPQDLSYLPLIESAFSVKAYSRARAHGMWQFISSTGRHYGLDVGSLVDERRDPERSTDAAVAFLSDLYRQFDDWYLALAAYNSGAGNVRRAIRRSGSRDFWALRRYLPRETRNYVPAFIASVIVAKHPEKYGFTAPTEKPWDFDSIQVPDALDLQFLAKESGIPLADLRELNPAIRRDLTPARSSTTLRLPIGTATAAEAVLASTPRDEWAPRMIHTVRSGDSLYAIARRYGSSVSAIRQANALRGSLIRPGQTLIVPRFGRGEPVADPQPRRMARDGVYRVQKNDTLSHIARGFSVSVDSLCAANGLSRQDVIRPGQLLVIPGSSAGSSRAARTQSVTDSGVTHTVREGDTLYDIAREYAVSVSALKQINGLSSSRIYPGKRLRIPAPAKPTDRARATTEDGTYRVKKGDTLSDIAQRFGVSISELQRVNGLSTSRIYPGDVLRIPTSQAKS; this is encoded by the coding sequence TTGAATCGAGGGCTCTCGGCTTCAAGCTGCCGACTCCTGTGCACAATGGTGGCGGCGGCATTGCTGATCTCGTGCAGCTCCACGACACAGAGCTCCCCTGACCTCGAGTCGCATCCAGCAGAGGCTGAAACCGCCGCGTCCTATCGTCTGTGGGAGGAGTCGACTCGCGATTTCGCCGATAATTTGATGGCGGAGGCGCAACGGCTCAAGGCCGGAGGGGAGGGAGAATCGGCTGTCGCGCTGGCCGACGATGCGATCTGCCTCGTGCTGGATCTGCCATCCGGTTATCCGATCGGATCCAGTTACCTCGATTTCGTGGCCGACCTCATCAATGAGGCCGACGAAATCGAAGCGGCACTTCAACCCGCAGAAGATGAGTTCGCCGGTATCGAGGGGGAAGAGTATGTCTTGCTGCCGCCGATCGACGCCGACCTCGATGTCGACGTGATCACCGAAACCGTTATGGACAGCTTGCTTCCGCCGAGCGATTTCCCCCTCGAGCGGAACTCGACTGTCGACCGCTATCTCGAGGCGATGACCGCTGCCACTGAATATAACCGACGCATCGAAGCAGGTCTCGCTCGTGCCGGAACCTACCTACCGATGATCCGCGCCCGCTTCGCCGACGCCGGACTTCCGCAGGATCTCTCCTATCTGCCGTTGATCGAGTCCGCGTTTTCGGTCAAGGCCTATTCTCGCGCCAGGGCCCACGGGATGTGGCAGTTCATCTCGTCGACTGGCCGTCACTACGGGCTCGACGTCGGTTCCCTGGTCGATGAGCGGCGCGATCCGGAGCGGTCCACAGATGCCGCAGTAGCCTTTCTCTCGGATCTTTATCGTCAGTTCGACGACTGGTATCTCGCTCTGGCGGCGTACAATTCCGGAGCCGGAAACGTCCGCCGTGCAATCCGGCGCTCAGGCAGCCGCGACTTTTGGGCCCTGCGCCGATACCTGCCTCGGGAGACCCGGAACTACGTGCCGGCGTTCATCGCTTCAGTGATTGTCGCCAAACATCCGGAAAAGTACGGTTTCACCGCGCCGACCGAAAAACCATGGGACTTTGATTCGATCCAGGTTCCCGACGCTCTCGACCTCCAGTTCCTCGCCAAAGAGTCGGGGATCCCGCTCGCCGACCTGCGCGAGCTCAATCCGGCGATCCGTCGGGATCTGACGCCGGCGCGAAGCTCGACGACCCTTCGTCTGCCAATCGGTACTGCAACCGCAGCCGAGGCGGTGCTCGCATCGACACCGCGTGACGAGTGGGCGCCGCGCATGATACACACGGTCCGCAGCGGTGACAGCCTGTACGCAATCGCCCGCAGGTATGGATCGAGCGTCAGTGCAATCCGCCAAGCCAATGCCCTGCGCGGGAGCCTCATCCGGCCCGGGCAGACGTTGATCGTGCCCAGATTCGGACGTGGAGAACCGGTTGCAGACCCCCAGCCTCGGCGAATGGCTCGGGACGGCGTCTACCGCGTGCAGAAGAATGACACCCTATCGCACATCGCCCGTGGTTTCTCGGTCTCGGTCGATAGCCTCTGTGCGGCAAACGGTCTCTCACGCCAGGACGTCATCAGGCCGGGTCAGCTCCTAGTCATCCCCGGCAGTTCGGCCGGATCATCGCGCGCCGCCCGGACACAGTCCGTGACCGACAGCGGAGTGACCCATACCGTCCGTGAAGGTGACACCCTGTACGACATCGCCCGAGAATACGCCGTGTCGGTGAGTGCCCTCAAACAAATCAACGGTCTCAGTTCGTCTCGCATCTATCCCGGCAAGAGGTTGCGAATCCCGGCACCAGCCAAACCAACCGACCGCGCTCGCGCGACTACTGAAGACGGCACCTACAGGGTCAAGAAGGGTGACACTCTCTCCGACATCGCGCAGCGTTTCGGGGTGTCGATCTCCGAGTTGCAGCGCGTCAACGGACTCAGCACCTCCCGCATATACCCGGGTGACGTCCTCCGAATACCTACCTCGCAGGCCAAGAGCTGA
- a CDS encoding nucleoside kinase — protein MNNNKVEVRFQGTVHKVDAGIRTDDFLRLVSGDIPDTVLSALVNRRQVMLDFPLRGEVDLELVCFGDREGESVYKRSVSLMFYEACQQVLPEARTVIGQSLGNCYHYRVRGEHPDLEEMATAIENGMNELLRERRPFQRNTVTIEEAEKYFRVNGCEDKLLLLATRRSSTVHVISCGDFIDLAHGPYAPHTGCCPTFGVMPFEGGLLLRFPRRADRSQLPRFTPRPLLYNTYVETQSWQELLGVQNVGQLNRLCLDDDSGQIIRIAEGLHEKKIAHIADQILTREPRVRLITIAGPSASGKTTFSKRLGIQLWVNGIDMVTLSLDNYYVDRIDTPRNEQGQPDFEVLDAIDLDLFHRQLSQLLAGKEVLTPRFDFVTGQRKPESDWVPMKLEDHQVLSIEGIHGLNDRLTKTVPRDEKYRIFISALSQLAIDDHNRIFTADARLVRRIVRDHLFRGFDAERTIDLWERVRRGEGTWIFPFQEQADVMFNSALVYEPAVLKTYAERFLLHVPRTCSAYTEAYRLLKHLSMFVPIFPDEVPQTSILREFIGGSSFEY, from the coding sequence ATGAATAACAACAAGGTGGAAGTCCGGTTTCAGGGCACGGTCCATAAAGTCGATGCGGGCATCCGCACCGACGATTTCCTGCGTCTGGTGAGCGGAGACATCCCCGACACGGTGCTTTCGGCGCTGGTCAACCGGCGGCAGGTGATGCTCGACTTCCCCCTGCGCGGAGAGGTGGATCTCGAGCTGGTTTGTTTTGGCGATCGCGAAGGTGAGTCGGTCTACAAACGGTCAGTGAGCCTGATGTTCTACGAGGCCTGCCAGCAGGTGCTTCCAGAGGCGCGCACTGTGATCGGCCAGTCCCTCGGAAACTGTTATCACTACCGGGTTCGGGGTGAGCACCCTGACCTGGAGGAAATGGCCACTGCAATCGAAAATGGAATGAACGAGCTGCTCCGCGAGCGTCGTCCTTTTCAACGCAATACAGTGACCATCGAGGAGGCGGAGAAGTACTTTCGCGTCAACGGATGCGAGGATAAGTTGCTCCTTCTCGCGACTCGCAGATCATCCACCGTCCACGTCATCAGCTGCGGTGATTTCATCGATCTCGCCCATGGACCCTATGCGCCCCACACCGGCTGTTGCCCGACGTTCGGCGTCATGCCTTTCGAGGGCGGCCTCTTGCTGCGGTTTCCGAGGCGGGCAGACCGCAGCCAGCTCCCGCGGTTCACACCGAGGCCCCTGCTGTACAACACCTATGTCGAAACCCAGAGTTGGCAGGAACTCCTTGGAGTCCAGAACGTCGGGCAGCTCAATCGACTGTGCCTCGACGACGACAGCGGTCAGATCATCCGAATTGCCGAAGGTCTGCACGAAAAGAAGATCGCCCACATCGCAGACCAGATCCTGACGCGGGAGCCTCGAGTTCGACTGATCACGATCGCCGGGCCGTCGGCGTCCGGGAAAACGACCTTTTCGAAGCGGTTGGGAATTCAACTGTGGGTGAATGGGATCGACATGGTGACCCTTTCTCTCGACAACTACTATGTCGATCGGATTGATACGCCTCGAAACGAGCAGGGTCAGCCTGACTTCGAGGTGCTTGACGCGATCGACCTCGACCTGTTTCATCGTCAGCTCTCGCAGCTTCTAGCTGGCAAAGAGGTCCTCACGCCTCGGTTCGACTTCGTTACGGGTCAACGAAAACCCGAGTCGGATTGGGTGCCCATGAAGCTCGAGGACCACCAGGTGCTCTCGATAGAGGGCATCCACGGGCTCAACGATCGACTGACGAAAACGGTTCCGCGAGACGAGAAGTACCGGATCTTCATCTCGGCTCTGTCCCAGCTCGCGATCGATGATCACAACCGCATCTTCACAGCCGACGCCCGGCTGGTTCGGCGTATCGTGCGTGACCACCTCTTTCGCGGGTTCGACGCGGAACGAACGATCGATCTGTGGGAGCGTGTTCGCCGCGGGGAGGGCACGTGGATCTTTCCGTTTCAGGAGCAGGCTGACGTGATGTTCAACTCGGCCCTGGTCTACGAACCGGCGGTGCTCAAGACCTACGCGGAGAGATTCCTGCTGCACGTGCCCAGGACCTGCTCCGCGTACACGGAGGCCTACCGCCTGCTCAAGCATCTGTCGATGTTTGTGCCGATCTTCCCCGACGAGGTGCCGCAGACGTCGATCCTGCGGGAGTTCATCGGCGGTTCCTCCTTCGAGTACTGA